A section of the Bacteroidota bacterium genome encodes:
- a CDS encoding radical SAM protein, with amino-acid sequence MSKKILLISANRFKVPYPVYPLGIAYIHTYLKKNLQDFDIRVFDMNLASPMELQEYIDDFQPGYIGISLRNADDVDSTSRESFAGGYRELVEVSRKSGNAMIIIGGSAFSIFPELFFRELGPDYGIIGEGEESMYKLISGLEEGMDIKAIEGLVFNDGKGVRINPRKKYVRSLELNFDPDLLGYYWHHSGMLNIQTKRGCPFRCVYCTYPLIEGRHVRTLDPGQIVETLERLRKESNIDYVFFTDSVFNINNRFNRELAELLIRKDLRIRWGAYFTITHLERDFLALMKRAGLTHIEFGTEALSDITLKSYGKEFSAEEVIRASAWCNELDIYFAHFLILGGIGETEKSLSETFENSKRINNSVFFPFVGMRIYPGTPLHESAIKEGLMSREEELLEPRYYIAPGVHLEDLKGRAAQTGRRWVFPDEDHEKVMEKMRKKNKKGPLWEYLIR; translated from the coding sequence ATGAGCAAAAAGATACTGCTTATTTCTGCCAACCGTTTTAAAGTGCCCTACCCGGTTTATCCTTTGGGAATTGCCTATATTCACACATATCTGAAGAAGAACCTACAGGATTTTGACATCAGGGTTTTCGATATGAACTTAGCCTCTCCTATGGAATTGCAGGAATACATAGACGACTTCCAGCCCGGATATATTGGTATTTCGCTCAGAAATGCCGATGATGTGGATTCTACTTCCAGAGAAAGTTTTGCAGGCGGTTACCGTGAACTGGTTGAAGTTTCGAGAAAAAGCGGAAATGCAATGATCATCATTGGAGGATCTGCCTTTTCTATTTTTCCGGAGCTTTTTTTCCGGGAGTTAGGTCCTGACTATGGGATTATCGGGGAAGGGGAAGAAAGCATGTATAAGCTTATTTCCGGTTTGGAGGAAGGCATGGATATTAAGGCCATAGAAGGTTTGGTGTTTAATGATGGAAAAGGAGTTAGGATTAATCCCCGAAAGAAGTATGTACGAAGCCTTGAATTGAATTTTGATCCGGATCTGCTGGGTTATTACTGGCATCACAGCGGGATGCTCAATATCCAGACGAAGCGAGGATGTCCTTTCCGCTGTGTTTATTGCACGTATCCGCTTATTGAGGGCAGGCATGTAAGAACTCTTGATCCGGGGCAGATTGTCGAAACACTGGAACGCCTTCGAAAGGAAAGCAACATTGATTATGTGTTTTTTACGGATTCGGTTTTTAATATAAACAACCGATTTAACAGGGAACTTGCAGAACTTCTGATCCGTAAAGATCTCAGGATCCGATGGGGGGCTTATTTTACCATAACCCACCTTGAGCGCGATTTTCTGGCTCTGATGAAAAGAGCCGGACTGACTCACATCGAGTTTGGAACGGAAGCATTGAGTGATATTACTCTTAAATCTTATGGAAAAGAGTTCAGTGCCGAAGAGGTAATCCGTGCTTCGGCCTGGTGCAATGAACTGGATATTTATTTTGCTCATTTTCTTATCCTGGGAGGAATTGGTGAAACGGAAAAATCGCTTTCAGAGACATTTGAAAACTCCAAAAGGATTAATAATAGTGTTTTCTTTCCATTTGTTGGTATGCGTATCTATCCGGGAACACCACTTCATGAGTCAGCTATAAAAGAGGGTTTGATGAGCAGGGAGGAAGAGTTGCTTGAGCCCCGGTATTATATAGCTCCGGGTGTTCATCTTGAGGATCTGAAAGGGAGAGCCGCACAAACAGGCAGACGCTGGGTATTCCCGGATGAAGACCACGAAAAGGTGATGGAAAAGATGCGTAAGAAGAATAAAAAAGGACCACTTTGGGAATATTTGATACGGTAA